CAGTATAATACCGATCCGACAAAACCGATTCTGATCGTCCTTCACCATGACGGTGACAACTACGGCGGTGGAACCGATTCATATTATGGCTCAAATTTCCAGAATTTTGTTAACTGGCTTCAGGCTAATCCTTCCAGATTCGTTTGCACCACAATCGAAGATTATCTTGAGATGTTCCCGCCCGATCAGAATGCACCAATTCATGTAGAATCGGGAAGCTGGTCAGGTGCAGACAACGGTGATCCGGAATTCAAAAAATGGCTCGGCGATCCCGGAACTGACGGTTACAGTCCCGACATAAACAGTTGGGGAGTTCTCACTGCCGCTCAAAATCATGTTGCGATGGCAGACAATGTGAATCCGAATGCAACCAACACCCTGAATGCCTGGAAATACCTTCTGGTTAGTGAGGCATCGGATTACTGGTACTGGGATGGCTCACTGGGCGGTATTTGGGATTCAAATCCCACCCGCGGTGCCAATCAGGCAGTGAATTTTGCGAATTCTGTTATTGCCGGTGCACAGGACAACACACCTCCTACCGTATTTATTCCTCAGAGAGAACCATATAATCCGGGTGCAACAGAGTGGAACCAGCAACAGCCGTCAGATTTCAAAGTATGGACTTATGCCTATGATGTAAAAGGCTTAAAGTCGGTTAAACTTTATTACCGTCAGGACCTCGATGGTGTCAACTCGCCCTTAACTACCGATAACGAAACCTATGCTGGTGGTGCGGAAGTTGGAACCTGGACTGTAGTGGATATGCCGGGAACCACAAAGATATCCCTCACAAATCCTCAGCCTGTTGTGAAAGCAAAGGAATATTCGGCAACCATAGCAGGCTTGTCAAATAAACTGGTTGACTATTATGTGGAAGCAATAGACAGCAACAATAATGTAAAAAGCACAGCCATCCAGCATGTCTGGGTGGGCGCATACACTCCCGGCGGTGGCGGTGGTACAGGCGTAAGTACTGTTACCTGGATGCCTTCCGCACCAACCAAAAACGACACTATCACTGTAACCATTACCAAAGCGGTTCAGGGAGCAAAACTGCACTGGGGTGTGAACCCTCAGGGCTCGAACTGGACAACTCCTAATCAGGCTTACTGGCCTGCAGGAACCACACTTTTTGGCGGATCAGGTCCTGCAGTCGAGACTGTCATGTCAGGACCATCGACCGACAGTTTGCTGACAATAAAAATCGGACCATTTAACAATTCCGCACAGACTGTTGACGGAGTTGCATTTGTAATTCATTACAACGACAACACCTGGAACAACAACAACGGTCAGGATTTCAAAATTAATTTCGGTGGTGGAAGTGGCGGCAGCAACTTTGTAATGGACGGCACCCTCGACCAGCAGGCTGTGAGCGTTGGTTCGAACAATGGAGCAAATCTCTACCTTGGCTGGAACAACGGCAACCTGTATGTAGCAACTCAGGCAGCTCCGACGCAAGGTAAAGATGTCTTCATCCTGATTACAGATTCACTCAGAAATCCCGTTCCCGCAATGTGGGCAAAGGGTGGAACTGTCCCCGGATGGTCCCTTTTCCTTGCAAACGAAAGTACAAACAACTACACTGCATGGTTTGATGCTTCATCAAATCCGGGTAAAGCCACGGGTCAGACACTTGAGGGTCTTGTAAATGTTCAGGCGGAATTTGGATATACTCCCTCAAAGCTTTACATAGCAGTACTTCAATACGGCACTCAGGATGCAGGTGCACTTCAAAATCAGGTTCCTGCCGGTAATGGCAACGGAAATGTTGAAGGCGTTGAACTTTATCAGTTTGACTACACCCTCACGAGTGTAAAAGAGATAAATCTCAGTTCTCTTTCTCCCGAAAACTATAAGTTGGGACAGAACTACCCGAATCCGTTCAATCCTTCAACCAATCTTCAGTATTCGGTTAAGGAAGCCGGCAAGGTAAACATTACAGTTTACGATGTTTTGGGCAGAGTTGTTACAACCCTGGTTGATGAATTCAAACCTGCGGGTACTTATGAAGTTAAGTTCGATGCGGGTAAACTTGGGAGCGGTGTCTATTTTTACACGATGACCGTGAATAACTTCAGAGAAACCCGTAAAATGATTTTGAATAAATAAGTTTTAGTTATGAGTTATTAATTATGAGTTATGAGTTTGTCAAAGAATAGTCATGGAATGCAAAGAGAATGGTTCCACGGATATCACGGATTTTTCACGGATACCGCAGATATTTTAAAAGATTCTCTGTGCTCTCTGTGTGCTCTGTGGTTTTATCGCGATATTGACAGAAAATATCTTTTAGCTCAACTTGAAAAAAAATATCATGAAATATATGATGTTAGATAAAATGACAGTAAATTTAAAAGCGGAATTGTAATAATTTTGCGACACAAATTCCAACTATATAAACCGGATTAAAAATGGATTACAGTCAAATAAAGCTTGCCGTATTAGGGGTAGGTAACTGGGGTAAAAATCATTTAAAAACAGCAGCGTCTTTACTTCCCCATGAGAATATAACAGTATATGATCCGGGTCTTAAAACCCGCGCAACAGTATCAGCAATCTCGGACAAAATCAGAGTTGTTGATACACTCGAAG
This is a stretch of genomic DNA from Bacteroidota bacterium. It encodes these proteins:
- a CDS encoding T9SS type A sorting domain-containing protein, whose product is MFKTNLKSSLWLSLVLILLLGTNGNAQNENNKPQVNPPIYIAFLWHMHQPIYWPYESVVQTDANGRYPFSVTDIHNQRIGPYTSWPKNAVQKGIAANMPHFGAQVSFSGSLIENLNALEANGNGNFSNWKSSWNFIKNQTTSLGNPRLDMVGFGYFHPLMGLIDYKDIRKQLQWHKTIFSQNFPGGYSKGIFPPENAFVNRMIPALADEGLNWVLVDNVHFDRTAQGYPFNTGGNIYEPNKADVLNANPNDWLALQNIWAPTKVSAAWGHRPHFVEYVDPSTGQKSRIIAVPASRYLGNEDGRGGFGALNYESVMSQFEQYNTDPTKPILIVLHHDGDNYGGGTDSYYGSNFQNFVNWLQANPSRFVCTTIEDYLEMFPPDQNAPIHVESGSWSGADNGDPEFKKWLGDPGTDGYSPDINSWGVLTAAQNHVAMADNVNPNATNTLNAWKYLLVSEASDYWYWDGSLGGIWDSNPTRGANQAVNFANSVIAGAQDNTPPTVFIPQREPYNPGATEWNQQQPSDFKVWTYAYDVKGLKSVKLYYRQDLDGVNSPLTTDNETYAGGAEVGTWTVVDMPGTTKISLTNPQPVVKAKEYSATIAGLSNKLVDYYVEAIDSNNNVKSTAIQHVWVGAYTPGGGGGTGVSTVTWMPSAPTKNDTITVTITKAVQGAKLHWGVNPQGSNWTTPNQAYWPAGTTLFGGSGPAVETVMSGPSTDSLLTIKIGPFNNSAQTVDGVAFVIHYNDNTWNNNNGQDFKINFGGGSGGSNFVMDGTLDQQAVSVGSNNGANLYLGWNNGNLYVATQAAPTQGKDVFILITDSLRNPVPAMWAKGGTVPGWSLFLANESTNNYTAWFDASSNPGKATGQTLEGLVNVQAEFGYTPSKLYIAVLQYGTQDAGALQNQVPAGNGNGNVEGVELYQFDYTLTSVKEINLSSLSPENYKLGQNYPNPFNPSTNLQYSVKEAGKVNITVYDVLGRVVTTLVDEFKPAGTYEVKFDAGKLGSGVYFYTMTVNNFRETRKMILNK